The following proteins come from a genomic window of Candidatus Omnitrophota bacterium:
- the rplT gene encoding 50S ribosomal protein L20, with protein sequence MPKVKHSQATRRRKTRTLKSAKGFFGDRSKQYQQARRALMHALKYAYRDRRNKKRLIRSLWIVRINAACRENGITYSKFMNALKKAKITLDRKIIAELAVNNLPAFNKLMEIAKKG encoded by the coding sequence ATGCCAAAAGTTAAACATAGCCAAGCTACCAGAAGAAGAAAGACCCGCACATTAAAAAGCGCCAAAGGTTTTTTCGGCGACCGGAGCAAGCAGTATCAGCAGGCGCGCAGGGCCCTGATGCATGCTTTAAAATACGCCTACCGCGACCGCAGGAATAAAAAACGGTTGATCCGCTCCCTTTGGATCGTGCGCATCAATGCCGCTTGCCGCGAAAACGGGATCACCTACAGCAAGTTTATGAACGCCCTTAAAAAAGCAAAAATCACTTTGGACAGAAAGATTATCGCAGAGTTGGCGGTTAATAATCTCCCAGCGTTCAATAAGCTTATGGAAATCGCCAAAAAAGGATAG
- a CDS encoding DNA-binding protein, protein MNKLKMKNAKRKTIIKNLKLYILSFSFAFFACSFALTCFAQAVSSNDLIKNAKFYDGKIVVYKGEAVGEVMPRGEFSWVNILEGNNAIGAWMPLDLSRQINFCADYKHKGDIIEITGVFNNACKQHGGDLDIHVLSLRKIQDGAKIIEDLDKFKTKLAITLFAGFILILILGWALNKR, encoded by the coding sequence ATGAATAAATTAAAAATGAAAAATGCAAAGCGCAAAACCATAATTAAAAATTTAAAACTTTACATTTTAAGTTTTAGTTTTGCGTTTTTCGCTTGTAGTTTTGCGCTTACTTGTTTTGCTCAGGCTGTGTCAAGTAACGATTTAATCAAGAATGCCAAATTCTACGACGGAAAAATCGTGGTTTACAAGGGTGAAGCCGTTGGGGAAGTTATGCCAAGGGGCGAGTTTTCTTGGGTCAATATTCTAGAGGGAAACAATGCTATTGGAGCGTGGATGCCGTTAGATTTGTCGCGCCAGATTAATTTTTGCGCTGATTATAAGCACAAAGGCGATATTATCGAAATAACCGGCGTGTTTAATAATGCGTGTAAGCAGCATGGGGGAGATTTGGATATTCATGTTTTATCTTTGCGTAAGATCCAAGACGGTGCTAAAATTATAGAAGACCTTGATAAATTTAAAACAAAATTAGCCATTACGCTTTTTGCGGGGTTCATTTTGATTTTAATCTTAGGCTGGGCGCTTAATAAACGCTGA
- a CDS encoding TrkH family potassium uptake protein, translating to MFYSLFKMILRPVLQDIKNIGYYLGKVILGLGMTFILPLVVAVVFKEKNPTLDFLISFSVTMLFGYLLSLICYSEEDLTWMQGMIVVSLAWGAASLFGALPLFLSGHWHSFLDAVFDSMSGFATTGLSLAQGMDKLSYAHNFWRHLIMFIGGQGIAIVALSFLVKGISGAFKMYVGEARDEKVLPNVIGTARFIWLVSIVYLVLGTLAIGFVGILEGIKPVNAFFHGACLFMAAFDTGGFAPQSQNILYYHSFSIEVITIVIMFLGAINFKLHYYVWTGNWREVYRNIEMRVLTITILAVFGISCAGLFKDASYPSAIMLFRKGFYQIISGHTGTGFMTIYPAQFKAQWNDLALTGLVLAMMLGGAICSTTGGIKILRVGIIFKALWQDIKRIIVPERAVIMQKVHHIKDLFLEDKQVRSVFLITVSYLALYFLGSLIAMFYGYGFLESLFESASAAANVGLSCGITSVDMPAGLKITYILQMWAGRLEFMSIFALLGFIWAALKGKS from the coding sequence ATGTTTTATTCTTTATTTAAAATGATACTTCGCCCGGTATTACAAGATATTAAAAATATAGGCTACTATTTAGGCAAGGTCATTCTTGGGCTTGGCATGACCTTTATCCTGCCGCTGGTTGTCGCGGTTGTCTTTAAAGAAAAAAACCCCACCCTTGATTTTCTGATCAGTTTTTCCGTGACCATGCTTTTTGGGTATTTGTTGTCGCTTATTTGTTACAGCGAGGAAGATTTAACCTGGATGCAGGGGATGATCGTGGTTTCTCTTGCCTGGGGGGCGGCTAGTTTATTTGGGGCGCTGCCTTTATTCTTAAGCGGGCATTGGCATAGTTTCCTAGACGCTGTCTTTGATAGTATGTCTGGTTTTGCCACGACCGGGTTATCATTGGCGCAGGGCATGGATAAGCTTTCTTACGCGCATAATTTCTGGCGGCATTTAATTATGTTTATCGGAGGCCAGGGCATTGCCATTGTCGCGTTATCCTTTTTGGTGAAAGGCATCTCCGGGGCATTCAAAATGTATGTAGGAGAGGCCCGCGATGAGAAGGTGCTGCCCAATGTCATTGGCACCGCCAGATTTATTTGGCTGGTCAGCATCGTATATCTGGTTTTGGGCACGCTTGCCATCGGGTTTGTTGGCATATTAGAGGGGATCAAGCCCGTAAATGCCTTTTTCCATGGCGCCTGCCTTTTTATGGCCGCCTTTGACACCGGAGGGTTTGCTCCGCAATCGCAGAACATCCTTTATTACCACAGCTTTTCCATAGAAGTAATAACAATAGTAATAATGTTTTTAGGCGCGATTAATTTTAAATTGCATTACTATGTTTGGACTGGTAATTGGCGCGAGGTATACCGTAATATTGAAATGCGCGTATTAACCATAACTATTTTAGCTGTTTTTGGGATTTCCTGCGCGGGGCTTTTTAAAGATGCGAGTTATCCTTCGGCAATAATGCTTTTTAGAAAAGGATTCTATCAGATTATTTCCGGGCACACAGGAACCGGATTTATGACTATTTATCCCGCGCAGTTTAAGGCCCAGTGGAATGATCTGGCCTTGACGGGTTTAGTCTTAGCAATGATGCTGGGTGGCGCGATATGCTCTACTACCGGGGGGATAAAGATACTTCGTGTCGGAATAATTTTTAAGGCGCTCTGGCAGGATATTAAAAGGATTATCGTTCCGGAGCGCGCGGTAATCATGCAAAAAGTGCATCACATTAAAGATTTGTTTTTGGAAGATAAACAGGTGCGTTCGGTTTTTTTGATTACGGTGTCATACTTGGCGCTCTATTTTTTAGGGTCGCTAATCGCCATGTTTTACGGTTATGGGTTTCTGGAATCTTTGTTTGAATCCGCTTCCGCGGCAGCCAACGTGGGCTTATCCTGCGGCATTACAAGTGTCGACATGCCCGCAGGATTAAAGATTACCTATATCCTGCAGATGTGGGCGGGAAGATTAGAGTTTATGTCTATTTTTGCCTTGCTTGGGTTTATTTGGGCTGCACTTAAAGGAAAATCATGA
- a CDS encoding type II toxin-antitoxin system RelE/ParE family toxin, which yields MVDIFRYQILFYQTANGSCPTEDFLNSLPVKVRTKISRWIERLEICGPDLPRPYADIIRDKIRELRIVFASQQYRLLYFFHGRYIVITHGFIKKTSGVPIQEMEKAQNIIVDFQFRIRNGDIII from the coding sequence ATGGTAGATATATTTCGGTATCAGATATTATTTTATCAAACAGCAAACGGCAGTTGCCCCACAGAAGATTTTCTAAACAGCTTGCCGGTAAAAGTACGAACCAAGATCAGTCGTTGGATTGAACGATTAGAGATCTGTGGGCCGGATTTACCCAGGCCTTATGCTGATATAATAAGAGATAAAATTCGCGAACTAAGAATTGTCTTTGCGTCACAGCAATATAGATTACTTTACTTCTTCCACGGCAGATATATTGTCATTACCCATGGCTTTATAAAGAAAACTAGCGGGGTGCCGATACAGGAAATGGAAAAAGCGCAAAATATAATCGTGGATTTTCAATTTAGAATAAGAAATGGAGATATAATTATATGA
- a CDS encoding methylenetetrahydrofolate reductase C-terminal domain-containing protein, which produces MVVTEKKTIAEIIDSLQGYTKVFIVGCGECSTTCKTGGVEEVVNMRQELEKQGKLVVGSCIPEAPCIAAKLKSEMAKHMAELRQAEACLVLSCGLGVQSVKDNDRFNLAVVPGNDTCFTAAMNAKGEFLEKCSLCAECVLASTGGICPVTLCAKGLLNGPCGGMNKGKCETDPEKDCAWVLIYKQLEKNKTMDNYKKMRPARDYSKSLRPRKKVLV; this is translated from the coding sequence ATGGTTGTAACAGAGAAGAAAACTATTGCAGAGATTATAGATAGCTTACAAGGATACACCAAGGTATTTATTGTGGGTTGTGGTGAATGTTCTACTACCTGCAAGACCGGCGGCGTAGAAGAGGTGGTTAATATGCGTCAAGAGCTTGAAAAACAAGGCAAGCTCGTGGTTGGTTCTTGCATTCCGGAGGCGCCTTGTATTGCGGCAAAACTTAAGTCGGAAATGGCCAAGCATATGGCGGAATTGCGCCAAGCCGAAGCTTGTTTGGTGCTTTCCTGCGGCCTAGGAGTTCAGTCGGTAAAAGACAACGACCGCTTTAATCTGGCAGTGGTCCCCGGCAATGACACATGTTTTACCGCGGCAATGAATGCCAAAGGAGAGTTTTTAGAGAAGTGTTCTTTGTGCGCCGAATGCGTCTTGGCATCTACCGGCGGGATTTGCCCGGTAACTTTGTGCGCCAAGGGCCTCTTGAACGGCCCTTGCGGAGGCATGAACAAGGGTAAATGCGAAACTGATCCGGAAAAAGACTGCGCCTGGGTACTTATTTATAAGCAATTAGAGAAAAATAAGACAATGGATAATTATAAGAAGATGCGCCCGGCCCGGGACTATTCAAAATCCCTGCGTCCGCGCAAGAAAGTCCTTGTTTAA
- the pheT gene encoding phenylalanine--tRNA ligase subunit beta codes for MKLIYNWLKDFVGIKTSPLELARRLTMAGLEVKAVEEKDGDFVFEIEITSNRPDWLSVIGVAREAAAVTNSKLKIKNEKIKIQKPKENQGVKITIEDKKDCSLYTAKIIKGVSVGVSPEWLKKRLELIGCRSINNVVDITNYAMFTYGEPLHAFDADKLASYEIEVRRANAGEQLVTIDGVFRKLDKDILVIADKQQAQAVAGIMGGKSTEVTASTRNILLEAAIFDPVLIRRARRKLGMQTDSSYRFERGIDTQTALVSSDYAARMIIQLAGGNLICAREKGATKILKKTISVNYSSVQRILGASISPALMKNILAALGFGVKGSKTCFSVTVPSARQDVEEEVDLIEEIARIFGIENIPAEVPYVKPQPRARTRFDIISKTKNILIAQGVNEAITYTLIDRKLLELFSWPVDEAARLVNPLSEEQEFLRPCIIASLVRAAALNLKQKQPLVELFEVGKIYTAGNNEELVLGLVLCGKKSVVTQEAVVNIKEGFLRLKGIIQNLFSGLGIAQPEILFNETTAGFKVKLNSKEIGQFVKVSSAALEAMDVKYQEVYAAQISLEEILMQALPEKKFVPVSIFPAICRDISFVVQENISFKQITDLAHKTAGLLLEQVKITDIYRGKQIPQGCKNFTVSCVYRLPNRTLTDLEVSPIHACVVQALTQALSAQIR; via the coding sequence ATGAAGCTTATCTATAATTGGCTTAAGGATTTTGTGGGGATTAAAACTTCTCCCCTGGAATTAGCCCGGCGCCTGACCATGGCAGGGTTAGAGGTTAAGGCCGTTGAGGAGAAAGACGGGGATTTTGTTTTTGAGATTGAGATTACCTCAAACCGCCCGGATTGGTTAAGCGTTATAGGTGTGGCAAGGGAAGCAGCGGCAGTTACAAATTCAAAATTAAAAATTAAAAATGAAAAAATAAAAATACAAAAACCAAAAGAAAATCAGGGCGTAAAAATAACCATTGAAGACAAGAAAGATTGTTCGCTTTATACGGCTAAAATTATCAAAGGGGTTTCTGTGGGGGTGTCGCCTGAGTGGCTTAAGAAGCGCCTGGAATTAATCGGTTGCCGCAGTATCAACAACGTTGTGGATATTACTAATTATGCCATGTTTACATATGGCGAACCCTTACACGCCTTTGATGCGGATAAACTGGCCTCTTACGAAATAGAAGTGCGCCGCGCCAATGCTGGCGAGCAATTGGTGACTATCGACGGCGTATTTCGCAAGCTGGATAAAGATATCTTGGTTATTGCGGATAAACAACAGGCCCAAGCTGTTGCCGGGATCATGGGCGGTAAAAGTACCGAGGTAACCGCATCTACGCGTAATATTCTTTTAGAAGCAGCGATTTTCGACCCAGTTCTTATAAGAAGAGCAAGAAGAAAGTTGGGGATGCAAACGGATTCTTCTTACCGTTTTGAGCGCGGCATAGATACCCAGACTGCGCTGGTTTCTTCGGATTATGCCGCGCGCATGATCATTCAGCTGGCCGGAGGCAATTTAATTTGCGCGCGTGAAAAAGGCGCAACCAAGATTCTTAAAAAAACGATTTCGGTAAATTACTCTTCTGTGCAAAGAATTTTGGGCGCAAGCATTTCGCCAGCACTAATGAAAAATATCTTAGCGGCATTAGGTTTTGGAGTAAAGGGGTCAAAAACATGTTTTTCCGTGACAGTGCCATCGGCGCGCCAGGACGTGGAAGAAGAGGTAGATCTCATAGAAGAGATCGCGCGTATCTTCGGGATTGAAAATATTCCCGCGGAAGTTCCCTATGTCAAACCCCAACCGCGTGCACGTACGCGTTTTGATATTATTAGTAAAACAAAGAATATCCTTATCGCGCAAGGCGTAAATGAAGCAATTACCTATACATTAATTGACCGAAAACTTTTAGAATTGTTTTCTTGGCCCGTAGATGAAGCCGCCAGATTAGTGAATCCCTTAAGCGAGGAGCAGGAATTTTTGCGGCCGTGCATCATTGCTTCTCTTGTCCGGGCCGCGGCATTGAATTTGAAACAAAAACAGCCCCTGGTAGAGTTATTTGAGGTGGGGAAAATTTATACCGCCGGCAATAACGAAGAGCTGGTTTTAGGGCTTGTTCTTTGCGGCAAGAAATCAGTTGTCACGCAAGAGGCGGTAGTAAATATTAAGGAAGGTTTTTTACGCCTTAAGGGGATAATCCAGAATTTATTTTCCGGTTTAGGCATAGCCCAACCGGAAATCTTATTCAATGAAACAACCGCAGGGTTTAAGGTTAAATTAAATTCAAAAGAAATAGGCCAATTTGTTAAAGTTTCCTCGGCAGCGCTTGAGGCGATGGATGTTAAGTATCAAGAAGTTTACGCCGCGCAAATTTCTCTGGAAGAAATATTAATGCAAGCGTTGCCGGAAAAGAAGTTTGTCCCCGTGTCTATTTTTCCCGCTATCTGCCGGGATATAAGTTTTGTCGTGCAGGAAAATATCAGTTTCAAGCAAATTACGGATTTGGCGCACAAGACAGCAGGGTTATTGCTTGAGCAAGTAAAGATTACAGATATTTACCGCGGTAAGCAGATCCCGCAGGGATGCAAGAATTTCACTGTTTCCTGCGTCTATCGTTTGCCGAATCGCACTTTGACTGACCTAGAGGTTAGCCCTATACACGCCTGCGTTGTGCAGGCTTTGACACAAGCGCTTTCCGCCCAGATTCGCTAA
- a CDS encoding NAD-binding protein, which produces MYIVIVGAGKVGYFLAKKMSLAKHTIILVDKNREICEEIAKDLDVLVINGDGCDQNILEEAGSGRADVVAAVTGEDEDNLIICQLVKERFNVGRTVARVNNPDNEHTFFELGVDVPIDSTKIIAKIIEEEVSFSDFVNLMSFKRGKLAIVRVDLPKDSPVINKQLHQIQLPKDAVLVSIVRGEEVIIPKGNTVLLPGDDIIAITVIGNEPQLVNLLVGNL; this is translated from the coding sequence ATGTATATCGTGATTGTGGGGGCTGGGAAAGTAGGGTATTTTTTGGCCAAGAAAATGTCTTTGGCTAAGCATACCATAATTTTGGTGGATAAAAACCGCGAGATTTGCGAAGAGATAGCTAAAGATCTGGATGTCTTGGTTATAAACGGAGATGGTTGTGACCAGAACATATTAGAAGAAGCAGGATCGGGCAGGGCCGATGTTGTGGCGGCTGTTACCGGAGAAGACGAAGATAATTTAATCATCTGTCAGCTTGTTAAAGAGCGTTTTAATGTCGGGCGCACCGTCGCCAGAGTCAACAACCCTGATAATGAGCATACCTTTTTTGAGTTGGGCGTGGACGTGCCCATTGATTCCACCAAGATAATCGCCAAGATCATTGAAGAGGAGGTTTCTTTCTCTGATTTTGTCAACTTGATGAGTTTTAAGCGCGGGAAGCTAGCTATTGTGCGCGTTGACCTGCCCAAAGATTCTCCTGTCATCAATAAACAGCTTCACCAGATACAATTGCCTAAAGACGCGGTTTTGGTTTCTATCGTCAGAGGCGAAGAAGTAATTATTCCCAAAGGAAACACCGTTCTTCTTCCCGGAGATGATATTATCGCCATTACGGTTATCGGCAATGAGCCGCAGCTGGTGAACCTGTTAGTAGGTAACTTATAA
- the pheS gene encoding phenylalanine--tRNA ligase subunit alpha yields the protein MGNTNCEEIKQQAEQELISVSDKQALEALRVKYLGRKGLLAQLMSVIPSLPVEERAAFGQAANVLKNELAELFDQKQKDMVSGAHKGNQAAVDISMPGIACDIGNLHPITQVIDEICNVFSRMGFSIEDGPEIETEFNNFTGLNIPLDHPSRDAFDTFYLKPNAGSNEKLLLRSHTSPAQVRLMKSRKPALSVVVPGRVYRPDAVDASHSFMFHQVEGLVVDKHITLAHLKGALEEFAKAVFGKHITMRFRPHFFPFTEPSVEVDISCIICQGKGCSVCGKKKWLEILGAGMVHPNVFKHVGYNHKIYSGFAFGMGVERIAMLKYGIDDIRLFFENDLRFLKQF from the coding sequence ATGGGAAATACTAACTGTGAAGAAATCAAACAGCAGGCAGAGCAGGAATTAATATCTGTCAGCGACAAACAGGCCCTGGAGGCGTTACGCGTTAAATACTTAGGAAGAAAAGGGCTTTTAGCGCAGTTGATGAGCGTTATCCCCAGTCTTCCTGTAGAAGAGCGCGCGGCATTCGGACAGGCAGCTAATGTTTTGAAAAATGAATTAGCCGAGCTTTTTGACCAGAAGCAAAAAGACATGGTTTCCGGCGCTCATAAGGGAAACCAGGCAGCAGTGGATATAAGCATGCCCGGGATAGCTTGCGATATAGGCAATCTTCATCCGATTACTCAAGTTATTGATGAAATCTGTAATGTGTTTTCGCGTATGGGATTTTCTATAGAGGATGGCCCGGAAATAGAAACCGAGTTTAATAATTTTACTGGCCTTAATATCCCGCTTGATCATCCTTCGCGGGATGCCTTTGATACTTTTTATTTAAAGCCTAATGCCGGCAGCAATGAAAAACTTCTTTTAAGAAGCCACACCTCGCCAGCGCAGGTACGCTTAATGAAATCACGCAAGCCTGCTTTGTCAGTTGTGGTTCCGGGCAGGGTTTATCGCCCAGACGCGGTGGATGCCAGCCACTCTTTTATGTTCCATCAGGTTGAAGGCTTGGTAGTGGATAAACATATTACCTTGGCGCACTTAAAAGGCGCGCTTGAGGAATTTGCAAAAGCGGTGTTTGGTAAACATATTACCATGCGCTTTAGGCCGCATTTCTTTCCTTTTACCGAGCCGTCAGTGGAGGTGGATATTTCCTGTATTATCTGTCAGGGGAAGGGATGTTCAGTCTGCGGCAAGAAAAAGTGGCTTGAGATTTTAGGCGCCGGGATGGTGCATCCTAATGTTTTTAAACACGTCGGCTACAACCATAAAATATACAGCGGATTTGCTTTCGGCATGGGGGTGGAGCGCATTGCTATGTTAAAGTACGGCATTGATGATATCCGCTTATTTTTTGAGAACGATTTAAGATTCCTAAAACAATTTTAA
- a CDS encoding replication-associated recombination protein A, translating into MTTNPSDFFSETKPENIKNRPLSVRMRPVRLDDFIGQEHIVGKGKLLRRAIEADRVSSVILFGPPGCGKTSLAWCIANVTQANHVSINATTSNVEELRKIINQAKHSKSALGKKTILFIDEIHRFNKAQQDVLLPDVEEGNVILIGATVHNPFFSIAAPLISRSLVCELKALKEKDILAVLNAALKDKDRGLGSLKIRADKKALEFLAKVCEGDARRALNALEVGALTTPKDKDGAVKFDLEVASESIQKKPVVYDKDEDAHYDTASAFIKSMRGSDPDAALYWMAKMLYAGEDPRFIARRICILASEDVGNADPLALVLANAALQISEFIGMPEARIPLAQACVYVSSAPKSNASYLAIEKALADIASNKVQEVPDHLKDATMDGDKLGHGKDYKYAHDFPDHYVKQKYTKKTVRYYEPTDIGHEAKIKQRLDKLRDGKQ; encoded by the coding sequence ATGACAACTAACCCTTCCGATTTTTTCTCTGAAACCAAACCCGAAAATATCAAGAACCGTCCGCTTTCTGTGCGCATGCGTCCTGTGCGCCTAGATGATTTTATTGGGCAAGAGCATATTGTAGGTAAAGGCAAACTTTTGCGCCGGGCTATTGAAGCAGATAGAGTAAGCTCGGTAATTTTATTTGGGCCCCCCGGATGCGGTAAGACTTCTCTTGCCTGGTGCATTGCTAATGTTACACAGGCTAACCATGTTTCTATTAATGCCACCACCTCTAACGTTGAAGAATTAAGAAAAATCATTAATCAGGCAAAGCATAGCAAATCCGCGCTTGGCAAAAAGACCATTCTTTTTATTGATGAGATCCACCGCTTTAATAAAGCCCAACAAGATGTTTTACTGCCCGACGTAGAAGAGGGGAATGTAATTCTTATCGGAGCAACCGTACACAATCCGTTTTTCTCTATCGCCGCGCCTCTTATTTCCCGGTCTTTGGTCTGCGAATTAAAGGCATTAAAGGAAAAAGATATTTTAGCGGTTTTAAATGCCGCGTTAAAAGATAAAGATAGAGGTTTAGGCAGCTTAAAGATTAGGGCAGATAAAAAAGCGCTGGAATTTTTAGCCAAGGTCTGCGAGGGTGATGCACGAAGAGCGTTAAATGCTTTAGAAGTTGGAGCATTAACTACGCCTAAAGATAAAGACGGCGCAGTAAAATTTGATTTAGAGGTAGCCTCAGAATCTATTCAGAAAAAACCCGTGGTTTATGATAAAGACGAAGACGCGCATTATGATACCGCATCAGCGTTTATTAAGTCTATGCGCGGAAGCGACCCGGACGCGGCGCTGTATTGGATGGCCAAGATGCTTTACGCCGGAGAAGATCCTCGTTTTATCGCCAGAAGGATCTGTATTTTAGCTTCCGAGGACGTGGGAAATGCCGATCCATTAGCTTTAGTTTTAGCAAACGCGGCTTTGCAGATTTCAGAATTTATCGGCATGCCCGAGGCAAGGATTCCTTTGGCGCAGGCTTGTGTTTATGTCTCAAGCGCGCCTAAATCCAATGCCAGCTATTTGGCCATAGAAAAGGCGCTGGCAGATATCGCCAGTAACAAAGTGCAGGAAGTGCCGGATCATTTAAAAGACGCGACTATGGACGGCGATAAACTTGGCCATGGCAAAGATTATAAATACGCCCATGATTTTCCTGATCACTACGTCAAACAAAAATACACCAAGAAAACTGTTCGCTATTACGAACCCACTGACATCGGCCACGAAGCAAAAATAAAACAAAGATTAGACAAACTGCGCGACGGTAAGCAATAA
- the infC gene encoding translation initiation factor IF-3 yields MKKFIRVNEKIRVSQVRVIGSEGNQLGIMATNRALEIANQSDLDLVEVAPASVPPVCRVMDFSKFKYDQEKKEREAKKHQKLTHLKEIRVKPNINEHDYQTKLRQVIAFLQKKDKVKVNLFFRGRQMEHMDLGRKILDKFVVDTKNDAVMEKEPSLEGRIISLVLAPK; encoded by the coding sequence ATAAAGAAATTTATTCGCGTTAACGAAAAAATCCGCGTCTCGCAGGTAAGAGTTATTGGCTCAGAAGGAAATCAATTAGGGATTATGGCTACTAACCGGGCGCTTGAAATTGCCAACCAAAGCGATTTAGACTTAGTGGAAGTTGCTCCAGCTTCTGTTCCGCCTGTTTGCAGGGTAATGGATTTTAGTAAATTCAAATATGACCAGGAGAAAAAAGAGCGCGAGGCCAAGAAACACCAGAAGCTGACGCATTTAAAAGAGATACGCGTTAAGCCAAATATCAATGAACACGATTATCAGACCAAGTTAAGGCAGGTAATCGCGTTTTTGCAGAAAAAAGACAAAGTTAAGGTTAATCTTTTCTTCCGCGGCAGGCAAATGGAACATATGGACTTAGGAAGAAAAATTCTGGATAAATTCGTCGTCGATACAAAGAACGACGCGGTGATGGAAAAAGAGCCAAGTTTAGAAGGCAGGATTATTTCACTGGTGCTTGCTCCGAAATAA
- the rpmI gene encoding 50S ribosomal protein L35: MPKLKSKKGVMKRFKRSKTGKIKYYAGGKSHLATNKKTKRIRSLRRAKTIDGAPEKKYLRRMMPYA; this comes from the coding sequence ATGCCCAAACTTAAAAGTAAAAAAGGGGTAATGAAAAGATTCAAACGCTCTAAAACAGGAAAAATAAAATATTATGCCGGAGGGAAAAGCCACCTGGCGACTAACAAAAAAACAAAACGCATCCGTTCTTTAAGAAGGGCCAAGACTATTGACGGGGCCCCGGAAAAGAAATATTTAAGAAGAATGATGCCCTATGCCTAA
- a CDS encoding TrkA family potassium uptake protein, whose protein sequence is MYIIIVGCGRVGSQLAKLLSNEGHNVVVIDKSQSSFERLGNAFNGLTLSGNGFDLDLLKQAGIEKSDAFCAVTNGDNTNLICAQVAKRIFKIPKVFARVYDPNRANIYAYLGLDIISGTVLFASMLRDKIIESRFSSYLIETKELGVLEIEAKDSLVGKSVQEINDPPDILVVAIRRVDGVIIPQPGTVLKPKDSLMAVVKVSSLKKIKDRFGV, encoded by the coding sequence ATGTATATAATTATTGTGGGCTGTGGCCGGGTCGGCTCGCAACTTGCAAAACTTCTCTCCAATGAAGGCCACAATGTAGTGGTTATAGATAAAAGCCAATCTTCCTTTGAGCGTTTAGGCAATGCTTTTAACGGCCTGACCTTAAGCGGCAACGGGTTTGATCTAGACCTTTTAAAACAAGCCGGCATTGAAAAAAGCGACGCCTTCTGCGCGGTAACAAACGGCGACAATACCAACCTTATTTGCGCTCAAGTAGCTAAGAGAATTTTTAAAATCCCCAAGGTTTTTGCCCGGGTATACGATCCTAATCGGGCGAATATCTACGCTTATTTAGGCTTGGATATCATAAGCGGGACAGTGCTTTTTGCGTCTATGCTGCGCGATAAGATCATTGAAAGCCGTTTTTCAAGCTATCTTATCGAAACCAAAGAGTTGGGTGTGTTGGAAATTGAGGCCAAGGATAGCCTTGTGGGAAAATCCGTTCAGGAAATAAACGATCCGCCGGATATACTGGTTGTGGCGATAAGAAGGGTAGATGGAGTAATCATCCCGCAGCCCGGCACTGTTTTAAAACCAAAAGATTCTTTGATGGCGGTGGTCAAGGTTTCCAGCTTAAAGAAAATTAAAGATAGGTTTGGCGTTTAA
- a CDS encoding helix-turn-helix transcriptional regulator yields MKGVKKFSSYLKEQLKNETFRKAYEEEGIYVDIAVKIALLRKNNNYSQKDLAKLLRTTQQTVSRLENPRNNSLSINTLIRLAALFKKELRIEFV; encoded by the coding sequence ATGAAAGGCGTAAAGAAATTTTCTTCATATCTAAAAGAACAGCTAAAAAACGAAACCTTTCGTAAGGCCTACGAAGAAGAGGGGATCTACGTGGATATCGCTGTCAAAATAGCCCTGCTCAGGAAAAATAATAATTACAGTCAGAAAGATTTAGCCAAATTACTGCGCACAACTCAACAAACTGTTTCCCGTTTGGAAAACCCAAGAAACAACAGCCTTTCTATTAATACGCTTATCCGGCTCGCCGCGCTTTTCAAAAAAGAACTACGTATAGAATTTGTGTAA